A section of the Paenibacillus aurantius genome encodes:
- a CDS encoding alpha/beta fold hydrolase → MKRPFEVDREEYPFADRWLPYRDGHIHYIDEGQGPAVLLLHGNPTWSYLYRNVIKELRQEFRLVAPDYPGFGMSKAPKDYRFTPQEQSEAVKDLIRRLDLRNFILVVQDWGGPIGLNYAVRHRNNLLGLVVMNTWAWPADHWPMKGFSLAMGGWPIGRLLQTRYNFFAKVIVPHGIYHSEKVTDSLRKAYTDPFPTPESRIPTWVFPRQIRHARAWLADIESNMPHLSDLPAQILWGTKDSAGFPLEQMAKWQKYLPMNETEILEDASHYVQEDRPDRVTASIRKIGNRTQGGL, encoded by the coding sequence ATGAAAAGACCGTTTGAAGTGGATCGGGAGGAGTACCCCTTCGCCGATCGCTGGCTGCCTTACCGTGATGGGCACATTCACTATATTGATGAAGGGCAAGGACCGGCTGTACTGCTCCTCCACGGTAATCCTACATGGTCCTATCTTTACCGCAACGTTATAAAAGAACTGCGCCAGGAATTCCGTCTTGTTGCTCCGGATTACCCCGGGTTTGGAATGTCAAAGGCGCCAAAAGACTACCGCTTTACGCCGCAAGAGCAATCGGAAGCCGTTAAGGATCTGATTCGCCGCTTGGATCTAAGGAATTTTATACTGGTTGTACAGGATTGGGGAGGGCCGATCGGCCTGAATTACGCGGTACGACACCGGAATAACCTACTAGGCCTCGTGGTGATGAATACATGGGCTTGGCCTGCGGATCATTGGCCAATGAAAGGGTTCTCCCTTGCTATGGGGGGTTGGCCGATCGGGCGCTTGCTTCAGACCCGGTACAATTTTTTTGCAAAAGTCATTGTTCCCCACGGGATATACCATTCCGAAAAAGTCACGGATAGCCTGCGAAAAGCTTATACGGACCCCTTCCCGACCCCGGAATCCAGGATCCCGACCTGGGTGTTTCCCAGGCAGATACGCCACGCACGAGCATGGCTTGCCGACATAGAATCGAATATGCCGCATCTGTCCGATTTGCCTGCACAAATCTTATGGGGAACGAAAGACAGCGCCGGCTTCCCGCTCGAACAGATGGCCAAGTGGCAAAAATATTTGCCAATGAACGAAACCGAGATCTTGGAAGATGCCTCCCACTATGTGCAGGAAGATCGTCCGGATCGGGTAACCGCCTCAATCCGAAAAATAGGGAATAGAACACAAGGAGGATTATGA
- a CDS encoding dihydrofolate reductase family protein — MKTILWATLTANGNYAQSSPENPPKKEALDDFAAQAKAAGNFVVGRRTFEGMRGSGGPGPFADLDIVVVSKHASDIQGATVVRSPKEALSYLQQKGHQTVLISGGADIHNSFLEQGLVDELIFNVTPVVEGKGLNLIADRENYRCQPVQLLDCKPLGGGVVQLRYAMER; from the coding sequence ATGAAAACTATTTTATGGGCCACTTTAACGGCTAACGGCAATTACGCGCAATCCAGCCCTGAGAACCCGCCGAAAAAAGAAGCACTTGATGATTTTGCGGCACAAGCCAAAGCTGCCGGAAATTTCGTCGTCGGGCGCCGGACTTTCGAAGGGATGCGCGGCAGCGGCGGCCCGGGCCCTTTTGCCGATCTGGATATCGTCGTGGTTTCCAAGCATGCCTCGGACATTCAGGGCGCAACCGTGGTGAGATCGCCTAAGGAAGCCCTGAGCTATCTGCAGCAAAAAGGCCATCAAACCGTTCTCATCAGCGGCGGTGCGGATATCCACAATTCCTTTTTGGAGCAGGGACTTGTTGACGAATTGATTTTCAATGTAACCCCTGTAGTAGAAGGAAAAGGGTTAAATCTTATAGCAGACAGAGAGAACTACCGCTGCCAACCGGTGCAGCTGCTGGATTGCAAGCCTCTCGGGGGCGGCGTCGTTCAGCTGCGCTATGCGATGGAGCGATAA
- a CDS encoding M1 family metallopeptidase, producing MKTLLANRTLQWIMTALAGFVVTLGLYSLLNNPSEPTSVRKIPAVGEPAPIELPPPEPKAPPALSSRVVEYHISVALHPEEKRLLGTQSLTWQNAGSKPVSELYFHLYPNAFESPKTTFNKESGGKLRQDERKADSTGSMELTSIKTTQGEDLSTRMEYVRPDDGNGSDRTLVKIPLLQPVPPGGKITVLMDYTVRMPAVYARMGYAEDFYMAGQWFPKVAVYETAGTRGRSEEGWNLHQYHGNSEFYSDFGIYDVKIKVPAAFTVAATGFPTKPASEENGVKTYRFYADDVHDFAWAASPRFVYYEEAFSSPNVPGVRIKLYLDPKHKDLKNRYLQAAKKSLTRYSEWYGQYPYDTLSIVVPPESGNGAGGMEYPTLVTAWGAADEKPSLELERVVVHEIGHQFFYGMVASNEFEEAWLDEGFTSYAEDKVMEKEYGVKSNLPLEAGYVTTPKPLKLFSWDFGSHHEYADNVYTRAKLVLYAIEQKAGPEVMNRIMKTYFQRWKFKHPSTEDFQKTVEDVTKTGWGEFFDQYVYNGLMADYSVDSIRTKHAPDGGSGYVSEVLIRKRGGQVSPVPIHFHFLDGTVQVKDWDSQANEVLYKLQHTAPVDWVAIDPEHRLILENKHINNFMKTEVDEKWSIRWNVGLSKLIETLLGGVAW from the coding sequence ATGAAAACGTTACTCGCCAACCGCACGCTGCAGTGGATCATGACCGCCCTCGCCGGGTTTGTGGTGACGCTAGGCCTCTACTCGCTGCTGAACAACCCGTCGGAGCCCACATCCGTACGCAAAATCCCGGCGGTGGGGGAGCCCGCCCCCATTGAGCTTCCGCCGCCGGAGCCGAAGGCCCCTCCCGCTCTCAGCAGCCGCGTAGTGGAATACCATATCTCGGTGGCTCTCCATCCGGAGGAGAAAAGGCTGCTCGGCACCCAAAGCCTGACCTGGCAAAATGCCGGCTCGAAGCCGGTCAGCGAGCTCTATTTCCATCTCTATCCGAACGCCTTCGAATCCCCGAAGACCACCTTCAACAAAGAATCCGGAGGCAAGCTGCGGCAGGATGAGCGGAAAGCGGACAGCACCGGGAGCATGGAGCTCACGAGCATCAAAACCACCCAAGGGGAAGACCTCAGCACCCGCATGGAATATGTGAGGCCGGATGACGGGAATGGTAGCGACCGCACCCTGGTCAAAATCCCCCTGCTTCAGCCGGTCCCCCCGGGAGGGAAAATCACGGTGCTCATGGACTACACGGTCCGGATGCCCGCCGTTTACGCCCGGATGGGCTACGCCGAGGACTTCTACATGGCCGGCCAATGGTTCCCGAAGGTTGCGGTGTACGAAACAGCCGGAACGCGCGGGCGGAGCGAGGAAGGCTGGAACCTTCACCAGTACCACGGCAACTCGGAGTTCTATTCAGACTTCGGCATCTATGACGTGAAGATCAAGGTGCCGGCCGCTTTCACGGTGGCTGCAACCGGATTTCCGACCAAGCCGGCCTCCGAGGAGAACGGGGTGAAGACGTACCGCTTCTATGCGGATGACGTGCATGATTTTGCCTGGGCGGCTTCGCCCCGCTTCGTCTACTACGAGGAGGCGTTCTCGAGCCCGAACGTCCCGGGGGTGCGGATCAAGCTGTATCTCGACCCCAAGCACAAGGACCTGAAGAACCGCTACCTTCAGGCGGCCAAAAAATCCCTCACCCGCTACAGCGAATGGTACGGCCAGTATCCTTACGACACCCTCTCCATCGTCGTGCCGCCGGAAAGCGGCAACGGGGCGGGCGGAATGGAATACCCGACGCTCGTGACGGCGTGGGGTGCGGCGGACGAGAAGCCCTCGCTGGAGCTGGAGCGCGTCGTCGTCCACGAGATCGGGCACCAGTTCTTCTACGGGATGGTCGCCTCCAACGAATTCGAGGAAGCGTGGCTCGACGAAGGCTTCACTTCTTATGCCGAGGACAAGGTGATGGAGAAGGAATACGGCGTGAAGTCCAATCTGCCTCTCGAGGCGGGCTACGTCACCACCCCCAAGCCGCTTAAGCTCTTCTCCTGGGATTTCGGCTCCCACCATGAGTATGCGGACAATGTATACACCCGCGCCAAGCTGGTGCTCTATGCCATCGAGCAGAAGGCCGGCCCGGAGGTCATGAACCGGATCATGAAGACGTATTTCCAGCGCTGGAAATTCAAGCACCCGTCCACGGAGGATTTCCAGAAAACCGTCGAGGATGTGACCAAGACGGGTTGGGGTGAATTCTTCGATCAGTATGTGTACAACGGCCTCATGGCCGACTATTCCGTAGACTCCATTCGGACGAAGCATGCCCCTGACGGGGGTTCTGGTTATGTCAGCGAGGTGCTGATCCGCAAGCGCGGCGGGCAGGTGTCCCCGGTTCCGATTCATTTTCACTTCCTCGACGGCACGGTTCAGGTCAAGGATTGGGACAGCCAGGCGAATGAGGTTCTCTACAAGCTGCAGCATACCGCCCCGGTGGATTGGGTGGCGATTGATCCGGAGCACCGGCTGATCCTCGAGAACAAGCACATCAACAACTTTATGAAAACGGAGGTCGACGAGAAATGGAGCATCCGGTGGAACGTCGGCTTGTCGAAGCTGATCGAGACTCTGCTAGGCGGGGTCGCATGGTGA
- a CDS encoding TetR/AcrR family transcriptional regulator, which yields MTSARIKQAALAHFAHKGYEGASLADIAGEVGIKKQSIYTHFKGKDELFLELYRDIYKLELEFASRYFQDPAPPPVDEFLYRFLVRCRERYEQDDHTKFFLRVSFFPPPHLHEEIGKLGCQYVDTLESLLLPSLRQAVEQGKVSPAVGIRQAAAAFAALLDGLFVEMLFGGPERSMNRLEASWLVYWRGLRFQPSDNQPSDRNEG from the coding sequence ATGACTTCAGCACGCATCAAACAAGCCGCTCTTGCCCATTTTGCCCATAAAGGGTATGAAGGAGCTTCCCTGGCGGACATTGCCGGCGAGGTCGGGATCAAGAAGCAGTCCATCTATACCCACTTCAAGGGAAAGGATGAGCTTTTTCTTGAGCTGTACCGGGATATTTATAAATTGGAGCTGGAGTTTGCTTCCCGTTACTTTCAGGATCCCGCCCCACCGCCGGTCGACGAATTCCTGTACCGGTTTCTGGTGCGCTGCAGGGAACGCTATGAGCAGGACGACCATACCAAGTTCTTCCTGCGGGTTTCGTTCTTTCCGCCGCCCCACCTGCACGAGGAAATCGGCAAGCTGGGTTGTCAGTACGTCGATACGCTGGAGTCTCTCCTCCTCCCTTCTCTCCGGCAAGCCGTGGAGCAGGGAAAAGTGAGCCCCGCCGTCGGCATCCGGCAGGCGGCCGCTGCATTCGCTGCGTTGCTCGACGGCCTGTTCGTGGAAATGCTGTTCGGCGGGCCGGAACGTTCGATGAACCGGCTGGAAGCAAGCTGGCTGGTCTATTGGCGCGGCCTGCGCTTTCAGCCGTCCGATAATCAGCCGTCTGATAGAAATGAGGGATGA
- a CDS encoding DMT family transporter, giving the protein MNRSWLYVLTGAFFEVVWVSGLKHSEGPLAWAATILGIYISFHLLIKASRKLPVGTVYAVFTGLGTAGTVLAEWLVFGEPLHFLKVFFILLLLTGVFGLKFVTGDPDKEGAVT; this is encoded by the coding sequence TTGAACCGCAGCTGGCTTTATGTTTTGACTGGAGCGTTTTTTGAGGTGGTGTGGGTGTCCGGGCTGAAGCACTCCGAAGGCCCTTTGGCCTGGGCCGCCACCATCCTCGGCATTTATATTTCCTTTCACCTTCTGATTAAAGCGTCGCGCAAGCTGCCCGTCGGAACGGTCTACGCCGTCTTCACCGGGCTCGGGACGGCCGGGACGGTGCTGGCCGAATGGCTGGTGTTCGGCGAGCCGCTCCATTTCCTGAAGGTGTTCTTCATCCTTCTCCTGCTCACCGGGGTATTCGGGCTTAAATTTGTTACCGGGGATCCCGACAAGGAAGGAGCGGTCACCTGA
- a CDS encoding DMT family transporter, which translates to MGWIYLLLAGSFEVVAVAGMNQLNQAKRFRSYLLFITGIVMSFGLLTLAMQTLPMALAYAVWTGIGTAGGAIIGMLFYGESRDVRRILFITMVLAAAIGLKLTS; encoded by the coding sequence ATGGGATGGATTTATTTGCTCCTGGCCGGCTCCTTCGAGGTGGTGGCGGTGGCGGGCATGAATCAGCTTAACCAGGCCAAGCGGTTCCGCTCCTACCTGCTCTTCATCACTGGAATCGTAATGAGCTTCGGCCTGCTGACCCTCGCCATGCAAACCTTGCCGATGGCGCTCGCTTATGCCGTCTGGACGGGAATCGGTACCGCCGGAGGCGCGATTATCGGAATGCTGTTCTACGGGGAATCCCGGGACGTGAGGCGGATTCTTTTTATCACCATGGTGCTGGCAGCGGCCATCGGCTTGAAGCTGACCTCCTAA
- a CDS encoding C40 family peptidase — protein MKKAVGFALSLVMSFGIMAGTASASPLSDTVDDLLGTAYKYSGTTTRGFDCSGFTMYVFDQLGYDLPHTSKGQAAKGSWVAKSNLRAGDLVFFNTDGSGISHVGIYIGGGQFAHSANKYGVSINRLSDSYYAKRYVTARRIMGDEAYSELAN, from the coding sequence TTGAAAAAGGCTGTTGGTTTTGCATTGAGTCTTGTAATGTCTTTCGGCATCATGGCCGGCACGGCATCGGCATCGCCCCTCAGCGACACGGTAGACGATTTACTCGGCACCGCCTACAAGTACAGCGGCACCACTACCAGAGGCTTTGACTGCTCGGGCTTTACGATGTATGTGTTCGACCAGCTCGGCTACGACCTTCCGCACACCTCCAAAGGGCAGGCAGCGAAGGGCAGCTGGGTGGCCAAAAGCAACCTCCGCGCGGGAGACCTGGTATTCTTCAATACCGACGGAAGTGGCATTTCTCACGTAGGCATCTACATCGGCGGCGGGCAATTCGCCCATTCCGCGAACAAGTACGGCGTATCCATCAACCGTCTTAGCGATTCCTACTATGCCAAACGATACGTCACCGCACGCCGCATAATGGGCGACGAGGCTTACTCCGAATTGGCCAATTAA
- a CDS encoding cupin domain-containing protein, protein MKTSRQTAEHYIWGETCDGWHLVKQPGMSVIQERMPPGTFEVRHYHGKARQFFYVLNGEAVLELDRTEYTLVGGEGLEVPPGTPHQMKNRSEAEVEFLVISSPSTAEDRHLTEK, encoded by the coding sequence ATGAAAACAAGCCGCCAAACCGCCGAGCATTATATCTGGGGGGAAACCTGCGACGGGTGGCATCTCGTGAAGCAGCCCGGAATGAGCGTCATCCAGGAACGCATGCCGCCCGGCACGTTCGAGGTGCGCCACTACCACGGGAAGGCCCGTCAATTCTTCTATGTGCTGAACGGAGAAGCCGTGCTGGAGCTCGACAGAACCGAGTATACTTTGGTCGGCGGAGAGGGCCTTGAGGTCCCTCCCGGAACGCCGCACCAGATGAAGAACCGGTCGGAGGCGGAGGTGGAGTTTCTCGTCATTTCCTCCCCTTCCACCGCAGAGGATCGTCATCTGACAGAGAAATGA
- a CDS encoding VOC family protein, with protein sequence MAKLIPFIFSEDARAQAEFYAGALGGEIQSVMTHGQAPEPVEGHQDKVMHLCLSAAGVTFFMADSPDALSRGNGLSLNLEFGTAEEGREAFTNLSAGGRVIHEYKPVFWGGLYGWLEDRYGVRWMISSPGEAG encoded by the coding sequence ATGGCCAAGCTTATCCCGTTTATCTTTTCAGAGGATGCCCGGGCTCAAGCGGAATTCTACGCAGGGGCTTTAGGCGGGGAAATTCAATCCGTCATGACGCACGGACAAGCTCCGGAGCCGGTCGAAGGGCATCAGGACAAAGTCATGCATTTGTGCCTGTCCGCTGCAGGAGTAACCTTCTTCATGGCGGATTCGCCGGATGCGCTCAGCCGGGGAAACGGCCTGAGCTTGAACCTCGAGTTCGGAACGGCGGAGGAAGGCCGGGAGGCCTTTACTAACCTGTCGGCAGGGGGCCGGGTAATTCACGAGTACAAGCCGGTCTTCTGGGGCGGGCTGTACGGATGGCTGGAAGACCGGTACGGCGTCCGTTGGATGATCAGCTCCCCTGGGGAAGCGGGTTAA
- a CDS encoding GGDEF domain-containing protein, translating to MNHTWNWITGPEGRLFSSGLTLVILALLLAMTYRLLVTRRRKAYFSLSVSLGFLMGAYGLPILAEYGWTGSRDELDYTAQVIETGAFVLLNLGLLQLYKAPGGRERMRFYLLLTVALVLPARQWVHAYELPADVLLDLYRCLLAVYFFFSVGPFIRENRKYKLFLGLFLLTELMHLDNTYGHEVPKALPLLLERFLPVAGAFLLFLIFLNRLVEILQSTYRSAITDGLTGLYNRRHFLNVLARYLKHGIPVSVVFSDIDNFKKLNDTKGHQTGDDMLAAVARILQEESEEAGLAGRYGGEEMVVLLADTSVDAGALAERIRSRVEEETQVTVSLGYSTYSSGLTPEQLIKQADAAMYHAKQSGKNQAVDYEAMAGPKARQRKRG from the coding sequence TTGAACCATACCTGGAATTGGATTACCGGGCCCGAGGGGAGATTATTCTCCTCCGGGCTCACTCTGGTTATTCTCGCGCTTCTGCTGGCGATGACCTACCGGCTGCTCGTGACGCGGCGCCGGAAGGCCTATTTCTCGCTGTCCGTCTCGCTCGGCTTCCTTATGGGGGCGTACGGGCTGCCCATTCTGGCCGAATATGGCTGGACAGGGAGCCGGGACGAGCTCGATTATACGGCGCAGGTGATCGAAACCGGCGCATTCGTTCTGCTTAACCTGGGGCTGCTTCAGCTGTACAAAGCCCCGGGAGGCAGGGAACGAATGCGCTTTTACCTGCTTCTTACGGTAGCTCTCGTCCTTCCCGCCCGGCAGTGGGTGCACGCTTACGAGCTTCCGGCTGACGTCCTGCTTGACCTCTACCGCTGCCTCCTTGCCGTATATTTCTTCTTCTCCGTCGGGCCTTTTATCCGGGAGAACCGCAAATACAAGCTGTTCCTGGGGCTCTTTCTGCTCACGGAGCTTATGCATCTCGACAACACATACGGGCACGAAGTGCCGAAGGCTCTTCCCCTGCTGCTGGAGCGGTTCCTGCCCGTGGCGGGTGCTTTTCTCTTGTTCCTTATTTTCCTGAACCGGCTGGTCGAGATTCTCCAGAGCACCTACCGGTCGGCCATTACGGACGGGCTGACCGGCTTGTACAACCGCCGTCATTTCCTGAACGTTCTGGCCCGTTATTTGAAGCACGGCATTCCGGTGTCGGTGGTGTTCTCGGACATCGACAATTTCAAGAAGCTGAACGATACGAAGGGTCACCAGACCGGAGACGACATGCTGGCCGCGGTGGCCCGGATCCTGCAGGAGGAAAGCGAAGAGGCGGGGCTGGCCGGACGCTACGGGGGAGAAGAGATGGTCGTCCTCCTGGCGGATACGTCGGTCGATGCCGGAGCCCTTGCGGAACGGATCCGGAGCCGCGTCGAGGAAGAGACGCAGGTGACCGTCAGCCTCGGGTACAGCACCTACAGCTCGGGGCTTACGCCCGAGCAGCTGATTAAGCAGGCCGATGCGGCCATGTACCATGCCAAGCAGTCGGGCAAGAACCAGGCCGTTGACTACGAGGCGATGGCCGGGCCGAAGGCCAGGCAGAGGAAGCGGGGGTAG
- a CDS encoding DUF4253 domain-containing protein, with the protein MSLLIGVLIGIVLIQLLNLYKKKADAKKKVEGSSSNERKPIEPYRWTPDGNAADAPSDFQLSGNAGVLNEEERTAVEAAEADEWPDKEARPAEEPAAAPAQAESLPEGERIDFNRASEVLGSVGEIRSMAEAGMILQRISGQAPLPYSTIDFGRRRYPQCISIIIEETDALRLVYMLQPLLTNELLAFVGTNQWLGEEKHAGAELVVGRGETQFDIVRLAQTDAANYDSSTEDIITGLKSIDARYGISIKAASSDSVGFALLNQPNDLHTFCEELYAFCPDLVDQGVGSLEALEQHIANTGYIELWWD; encoded by the coding sequence ATGTCGCTGCTTATAGGGGTTCTTATAGGCATCGTACTGATTCAACTGCTAAACCTGTACAAGAAGAAAGCCGACGCCAAAAAGAAAGTGGAAGGGAGTTCTTCCAACGAGCGCAAACCGATCGAGCCTTACCGCTGGACCCCGGACGGGAACGCGGCTGACGCCCCCTCGGATTTTCAGCTGTCCGGCAATGCCGGCGTGCTGAACGAGGAGGAACGGACCGCCGTGGAAGCGGCCGAGGCGGACGAATGGCCGGATAAGGAGGCCAGACCGGCGGAGGAACCCGCTGCGGCTCCGGCGCAGGCCGAATCCCTGCCGGAAGGGGAACGCATCGATTTCAACCGGGCTTCGGAAGTACTGGGATCGGTCGGTGAAATCCGTTCCATGGCCGAGGCCGGAATGATCCTGCAGCGCATCAGCGGGCAGGCTCCGCTGCCCTACTCGACGATTGATTTCGGAAGAAGACGCTATCCGCAGTGCATTTCTATTATTATAGAAGAAACGGACGCCCTTCGTCTTGTCTATATGCTGCAGCCTCTGCTTACGAACGAGCTTCTGGCCTTCGTCGGAACGAACCAGTGGCTCGGGGAAGAGAAGCATGCGGGAGCGGAGCTCGTGGTCGGCCGGGGGGAGACCCAGTTCGATATCGTCCGGCTCGCCCAGACCGATGCCGCCAATTACGACAGCAGCACGGAGGATATCATTACGGGGCTGAAATCCATCGATGCCCGTTACGGCATTTCGATCAAGGCGGCTTCTTCCGATTCGGTAGGCTTTGCTCTGCTGAACCAGCCGAACGATCTCCATACCTTCTGCGAAGAGCTGTACGCCTTCTGTCCCGATCTCGTCGATCAGGGAGTCGGCTCGCTGGAGGCGCTGGAGCAGCACATTGCGAACACCGGCTATATCGAGCTGTGGTGGGATTGA
- a CDS encoding AraC family transcriptional regulator, with protein sequence MNKEYGAIIQDSVDYIESRLAEELTLGELARRACFSEFHFHRVFQALTGDPVMEYVRKRRLATAACRIAYTRDKLIDIALDSGFRSQETFIRAFKKLFHLTPGDYRRRGFQPPLYPKADIAKALSGLGLQTKRYQQALQGSRPYIPSYLGGIQMDFKMITKPAFQLIGYELRTTSEDGRNHREIPAFWQSYLQNGDGCRIPNRVHKDSPVELGVCTDFDLETGQFSYLIGMEAEHLQDIPEGLVGREFPAAQYAVFTTPPVAHDQFPSSIQSTWGAIFSEWFPHSGYEHAGGVEFELYDERCHQDKHERLQMDIYIPVREARVPAAKGPQG encoded by the coding sequence ATGAACAAGGAATACGGAGCCATTATCCAGGACTCGGTCGATTATATCGAAAGCCGTCTGGCGGAGGAGCTGACGCTTGGGGAGCTCGCGCGAAGGGCCTGCTTCTCGGAGTTTCACTTTCACCGGGTATTCCAGGCGCTAACCGGAGACCCCGTCATGGAGTACGTCCGCAAAAGAAGGCTCGCCACCGCCGCCTGCCGGATCGCTTACACCCGGGACAAGCTGATCGACATCGCCCTGGACTCCGGCTTCCGTTCGCAGGAGACCTTCATCCGAGCCTTCAAAAAGCTGTTTCACCTTACCCCCGGCGACTACCGGAGGAGAGGCTTCCAGCCCCCGCTGTATCCGAAGGCGGACATCGCGAAAGCCTTATCCGGACTTGGCTTGCAGACCAAACGGTATCAGCAAGCCCTGCAGGGAAGCCGGCCTTACATCCCATCTTATTTAGGAGGCATTCAAATGGATTTCAAGATGATAACCAAGCCCGCATTCCAGCTGATCGGCTACGAGCTCCGGACGACGTCCGAGGACGGCCGCAACCACCGGGAGATCCCGGCCTTCTGGCAGTCCTATCTGCAGAACGGCGACGGCTGCCGCATCCCCAACCGGGTGCACAAGGATTCCCCCGTGGAGCTCGGCGTCTGTACGGATTTCGACCTCGAAACGGGACAGTTCTCCTACCTGATCGGAATGGAGGCGGAGCATCTTCAGGACATTCCCGAGGGCTTGGTCGGGCGAGAGTTCCCCGCGGCCCAATACGCCGTCTTCACCACCCCGCCGGTCGCTCACGACCAGTTTCCCTCGTCCATCCAGAGCACGTGGGGAGCCATCTTCTCCGAATGGTTCCCCCACTCGGGCTACGAGCACGCCGGGGGCGTCGAGTTCGAGCTCTATGACGAACGCTGCCATCAAGACAAGCACGAGCGGCTTCAGATGGACATCTACATCCCCGTTCGGGAAGCCCGGGTTCCGGCCGCAAAAGGGCCACAGGGATAG
- a CDS encoding glutathione peroxidase, which produces MGVYDYKAVSLKGDEVSLDAYRGKALLIVNTASKCGFTPQYSGLQELYEKYKDQGLEILGFPCNQFGGQEPGGREEIEDFCQVNYGVTFPMFEKIEVLGENKHPLFAYLTEEAPFEGFDVSTPGGGKMQGMFEQRMPEALKTNDIKWNFTKFLVDRKGNVVKRFESPVTPAELEPAIENVL; this is translated from the coding sequence ATGGGAGTGTACGATTACAAAGCCGTGTCGCTAAAAGGCGACGAGGTATCGCTTGATGCTTACCGGGGCAAGGCGCTGCTTATCGTGAACACGGCGAGCAAGTGCGGCTTTACCCCTCAATACAGCGGCCTTCAGGAGCTGTACGAGAAATACAAGGACCAAGGGCTTGAAATTCTCGGCTTTCCCTGCAACCAGTTCGGCGGACAGGAGCCGGGCGGCCGCGAAGAGATCGAGGACTTCTGCCAGGTGAATTACGGCGTCACCTTCCCCATGTTCGAGAAGATCGAGGTGCTGGGCGAGAACAAGCATCCGCTGTTCGCCTACTTGACGGAGGAGGCTCCTTTTGAAGGCTTCGACGTCAGCACCCCCGGAGGCGGCAAAATGCAGGGCATGTTCGAGCAGCGGATGCCCGAAGCGTTGAAGACCAACGACATCAAATGGAACTTCACGAAGTTTCTGGTCGACCGCAAAGGAAACGTCGTGAAGCGCTTCGAATCGCCGGTCACCCCGGCCGAGCTCGAGCCCGCGATCGAAAACGTTCTGTAG
- a CDS encoding carbohydrate ABC transporter permease, which produces MTTRYGAGDWIFTILVHTVLILLVIVTLYPLLYVIFASLSDAGQLISHKGLLMKPLGFSLDAYKSVFDNPAILKGYRNTLFILVCGVTLNLLVTSLGAYVLSRKNVLWNKVFIFVIVLTMFFSGGLIPLYLVVKGVGLIDSLWATIIPFTVNTFNLIIMRTAFQAVPESLEESAKMDGANHFTILFKIIIPLSMPVIAVMILYYSVEKWNGWFYASIFLKDRELFPLQLILREILIANNTDTMSSGAAAAEQFQIGETIKYATIMVASVPILVLYPFVQKYFVKGVMIGAVKG; this is translated from the coding sequence ATGACCACCCGCTACGGAGCCGGAGACTGGATATTCACCATTTTGGTGCACACCGTCCTGATCCTTCTCGTCATTGTCACGTTATATCCGCTTCTGTACGTCATCTTCGCTTCCTTAAGCGACGCCGGACAGCTGATCAGCCACAAGGGGCTTCTTATGAAGCCGCTAGGGTTCTCGCTGGACGCCTACAAGAGCGTGTTCGACAACCCGGCGATTCTGAAGGGCTACCGCAATACCTTGTTCATCCTCGTCTGCGGGGTGACTTTGAATCTGCTGGTGACGTCCCTCGGGGCTTACGTGCTTTCCCGCAAAAACGTCCTATGGAACAAAGTGTTCATCTTCGTCATCGTGCTCACCATGTTCTTCAGCGGAGGGCTGATCCCGCTCTACCTGGTGGTGAAGGGAGTGGGTCTGATCGATTCCTTATGGGCGACGATCATTCCGTTCACCGTGAACACCTTTAACCTGATCATCATGCGCACGGCATTCCAGGCGGTGCCGGAAAGTCTCGAGGAATCCGCCAAAATGGACGGAGCGAACCATTTCACCATTCTGTTCAAAATCATCATTCCGCTGTCCATGCCGGTGATCGCCGTTATGATTCTGTATTACTCGGTCGAGAAGTGGAACGGCTGGTTCTACGCCTCCATCTTCCTCAAGGACCGCGAGCTGTTTCCGCTGCAGCTGATCCTGCGGGAGATTCTGATCGCGAACAATACGGACACCATGTCGTCCGGAGCCGCGGCCGCCGAGCAGTTTCAGATCGGCGAGACGATCAAGTATGCGACGATCATGGTCGCCTCGGTGCCGATCCTCGTGCTGTATCCCTTTGTTCAGAAGTATTTCGTAAAAGGGGTTATGATCGGAGCGGTGAAGGGGTAA